The Shewanella sp. NFH-SH190041 genome has a window encoding:
- the mdh gene encoding malate dehydrogenase, whose amino-acid sequence MKVAVLGAAGGIGQALALLLKAQLPAGSQLSLYDIAPVTPGVAVDLSHIPTNVEVKGFAGEDPSSALDGADIVLISAGVARKPGMDRSDLFNINAGIVRNLIEKVAKVCPKALIGVITNPVNTTVAIAAEVLKQAGVYDPKRLFGVTTLDVIRSETFIAQAKGLKVEDVQVNVIGGHSGVTILPLLSQVNGVTFTDDEIAALTHRIQNAGTEVVEAKAGGGSATLSMGQAAFRFCMSLVRGLQGQTNVVECAYVDGGSEHAQFFAQPVLLGRNGVEKVLPYRALSEFETQARDSMLDTLTGDIQLGTDFMK is encoded by the coding sequence ATGAAAGTTGCTGTTCTAGGTGCTGCTGGTGGTATTGGTCAGGCGTTGGCATTGTTGTTGAAAGCCCAATTGCCTGCTGGCTCACAGTTATCGCTCTATGATATCGCGCCCGTGACTCCAGGAGTGGCGGTGGATTTGAGCCATATTCCGACTAACGTTGAGGTGAAAGGATTTGCCGGGGAAGACCCAAGCTCTGCTTTGGATGGGGCTGATATTGTGCTGATTTCAGCCGGTGTCGCCAGAAAGCCGGGGATGGATCGTAGTGATCTGTTCAATATTAATGCTGGGATTGTTCGTAACTTGATTGAAAAAGTTGCCAAAGTTTGCCCTAAGGCACTGATTGGTGTTATCACTAACCCGGTGAATACAACCGTTGCGATTGCAGCTGAAGTGTTGAAGCAGGCTGGTGTTTACGATCCTAAGCGTTTATTTGGTGTCACGACTCTGGATGTTATCCGCTCAGAAACCTTTATTGCGCAGGCCAAAGGGTTGAAAGTAGAGGATGTACAGGTCAATGTGATCGGCGGTCACAGTGGCGTGACAATTTTGCCACTGCTGTCTCAGGTTAACGGCGTGACTTTCACTGATGATGAAATTGCGGCGTTGACTCACAGGATCCAAAATGCGGGCACAGAAGTGGTTGAAGCAAAAGCCGGTGGTGGGTCAGCTACCTTGTCTATGGGGCAGGCGGCATTCCGATTCTGTATGTCTTTAGTTCGTGGCTTGCAGGGGCAGACTAATGTGGTTGAATGCGCCTATGTCGATGGTGGCAGTGAGCATGCTCAATTCTTTGCTCAACCTGTGTTGCTGGGGCGAAATGGGGTTGAAAAAGTGCTGCCCTATAGGGCATTGAGTGAGTTTGAAACCCAGGCCAGAGATAGCATGTTAGATACCTTAACAGGAGATATCCAATTAGGCACTGACTTCATGAAATAG
- a CDS encoding SDR family NAD(P)-dependent oxidoreductase — MANVTYNHSTDNHLASPNTKLNQVLIIGAAGGIGQALCQQYLQYPNINITTLSHTPLPQPLALNRRIHSIKCNWQASELATALQQCQTHGLFDRAIICTGILQGQDTMAEKRLEHLSADNLNKLFYANSVIPALCLQQLPWLLTPRAAIAILTARVGSITDNHLGGWYSYRASKAALNMLIKTAAIEYAHHWPGLRMLAYHPGTVDTKLSKPFQHNIVSQQLRTTAQTAQHLCQFLAPLHHSPLTDAPLPFLDWQGESIPW; from the coding sequence ATGGCAAATGTGACATATAACCACTCTACAGACAACCACTTAGCATCGCCTAATACAAAGCTAAACCAAGTGTTGATTATCGGTGCAGCCGGGGGAATTGGTCAGGCACTTTGCCAACAATATCTGCAATATCCCAATATCAACATTACCACCCTAAGTCACACACCTTTGCCCCAACCGCTCGCCCTTAATCGTCGAATACACAGTATCAAATGTAACTGGCAAGCCTCTGAACTTGCGACTGCTTTGCAGCAATGCCAAACACATGGCTTATTTGATCGCGCCATCATCTGTACTGGCATACTCCAAGGCCAAGATACAATGGCAGAAAAACGATTGGAGCACTTATCCGCCGACAATCTGAACAAGCTTTTTTATGCCAATAGCGTGATACCGGCGCTGTGCCTGCAACAGCTGCCATGGCTTCTTACCCCACGTGCTGCTATTGCCATTTTAACCGCCAGAGTTGGTAGTATTACTGATAACCACCTAGGTGGTTGGTATAGCTATCGAGCCAGTAAAGCGGCTTTAAATATGCTAATAAAAACGGCCGCCATCGAATACGCTCATCACTGGCCTGGGCTCAGAATGCTGGCCTACCATCCTGGCACGGTAGATACCAAATTATCTAAACCGTTTCAGCACAATATTGTCTCGCAGCAATTACGCACAACTGCGCAAACGGCTCAACATCTTTGTCAATTCCTCGCCCCCCTGCACCATAGTCCCTTAACTGACGCTCCTCTCCCTTTTTTAGACTGGCAGGGAGAATCGATACCTTGGTAA
- the folX gene encoding dihydroneopterin triphosphate 2'-epimerase, translating to MLFSQAIINVTNLRLRTYIGFNPEEQRKQQDVVINMEIHYPAVKSFASDDVADALNYKVITKKVIQHVEEGRFQLLERLVADVLNICMEHPSVTLARVTIDKPHALRFADSVSLTLESRRECNTNDKE from the coding sequence ATGCTATTTAGTCAAGCCATTATTAATGTTACGAATCTACGGCTGAGAACATATATTGGTTTTAATCCGGAGGAGCAGCGTAAGCAGCAGGATGTGGTCATTAATATGGAAATACATTATCCGGCGGTCAAATCGTTTGCTTCTGATGATGTGGCGGATGCGTTGAATTACAAAGTCATTACCAAAAAAGTGATTCAGCATGTTGAAGAAGGCCGCTTTCAGTTACTGGAACGTTTAGTCGCTGATGTACTGAATATTTGCATGGAGCATCCCAGTGTGACTCTGGCGCGGGTAACCATAGATAAGCCTCATGCCCTCAGGTTTGCTGACTCAGTCTCCCTGACTTTAGAAAGCCGACGTGAATGCAATACTAACGACAAGGAATAA
- the folM gene encoding dihydromonapterin reductase, whose amino-acid sequence MTADNQLTHPVLITGVGRRAGFFLARTMLETGQAVIGTYRSQRAEIEQLLAMGAHLYPVDFCCQSQVEQFIAVIQRDVPVLRAIIHNASQWLPDDVALSHHEIMQQMMQIHVNVPYQINMALAEKLMARADFFTHSAPNSVTYRGEVPDSAAIGCADIIHISDFIVSKGSQKHIAYAASKAALDNLTLSFAAQLAPSVKVNSIAPALLRFNDGDTEAYRQKALQKALLPKEGSFDELFAMVQLLMESRYITGRVMPLDGGRHLK is encoded by the coding sequence ATGACAGCGGATAATCAGTTAACTCACCCAGTATTGATTACTGGGGTTGGGCGCAGAGCCGGTTTTTTCCTTGCTCGTACCATGCTAGAGACCGGGCAAGCTGTTATCGGTACTTATCGTTCCCAACGGGCTGAAATAGAGCAGTTGCTAGCGATGGGGGCACATCTTTATCCAGTGGATTTTTGTTGTCAGTCGCAAGTTGAACAATTTATTGCGGTAATACAACGAGATGTCCCCGTGCTCAGGGCTATTATCCATAATGCATCACAGTGGTTACCTGATGATGTTGCTCTTTCTCACCACGAAATTATGCAGCAGATGATGCAAATCCATGTCAATGTGCCCTATCAAATTAATATGGCGTTAGCGGAAAAATTGATGGCCAGAGCAGATTTCTTTACTCATTCAGCGCCAAATAGTGTTACCTATCGTGGTGAAGTCCCTGATTCTGCAGCAATTGGTTGCGCTGATATTATTCATATCAGTGATTTTATTGTCAGCAAAGGCAGTCAAAAACATATTGCTTACGCTGCCAGTAAAGCTGCGCTGGATAATTTGACCTTGTCTTTTGCCGCGCAGTTGGCACCCAGTGTGAAAGTGAACAGTATTGCGCCGGCGTTATTGCGTTTTAATGATGGTGATACAGAAGCTTATCGACAAAAAGCTCTGCAAAAGGCGCTATTACCTAAAGAAGGATCGTTTGACGAGTTATTCGCCATGGTGCAGTTGCTAATGGAGAGCCGTTATATCACCGGCCGGGTGATGCCGCTGGATGGCGGACGACATCTTAAATAA